Within the Deinococcus cellulosilyticus NBRC 106333 = KACC 11606 genome, the region GCTATATTGTTTCAGAGGTTATCATGTCTAAAAAGTCACAGAATTTCGAGCGCCTGGAGCGGGAGCAACGTCAGGCCCAGATGCGCATCATCACCACCATCGGGATTGTGATTCTCGCTGTGATCGTGCTGGCCGTCGTTCAAAGCATCCGCAGCAGTGCCCCCAAACAATTGGATCTGGTGGGTCAACCCACCCTTGGAAGTGCAGATGCCAGGGTCTCCGTGATTGTTTTCGAGGACTTCAAGTGCCCGGTCTGCAAGATGTTCGACAGCAACATCTTCCCTGTGATTGAAGAGAAGTACGTCAACACAGGCAAAGTCCAGGTGGGCTTCCGCAATTTCATGGTGATTGCCCCCAATGGAGACAGCAAAACCGCAGCTGTGGCCGGTGAGTGCGTCTACAACCAGAACAAAGACCTGTTCTTCCCCTTCGCCCACCTGATGTACCGGGCACAGGGAGATGAAAACACCGTCTGGGCCACCAAGGAGCGTATTCTGGAAGTGGCAGGTTACGTGCCTGGAATCAACCGGGACGATCTCGGCAAGTGCATCGACGAGA harbors:
- a CDS encoding thioredoxin domain-containing protein; protein product: MSKKSQNFERLEREQRQAQMRIITTIGIVILAVIVLAVVQSIRSSAPKQLDLVGQPTLGSADARVSVIVFEDFKCPVCKMFDSNIFPVIEEKYVNTGKVQVGFRNFMVIAPNGDSKTAAVAGECVYNQNKDLFFPFAHLMYRAQGDENTVWATKERILEVAGYVPGINRDDLGKCIDENRYEKEVMNDQSVGSSAGVNGTPSVFVNGVKVSNPLDEATMMKAIDDALAKAQ